The DNA sequence CGATGAGACGATCCCCGCGCTTTGATCTTGCCGCGGTGTTCGTTCTCTCTCTTTTCCTCTCTCCCCACGCCTTCTGCCGCACGTGGGATGTGCTCGTAGACGGCACCGGCGACACCCCGACGATCCAAGCGGGGATCGACTCGGCGGCGGCGGGCGACACGGTGCTCGTCCACGACGGGATCTTCACGGGTCCCGGCAACCGGGGTCTTGTCTTCGGGGGAAAAGCGATCGTTCTCCGGTCCGTGTCCGGCCCCGAGGAAACCGTGATCGACTGCGAGGGGTCCGGCCGCGGGATCTTCATCGACGGCGAGGGATACGAGCCGACGGTGGAAGGCCTGACGATTCGAGGGGGGAGCGCGTACGGAGGAGGGGGGATTCTCGTCGAGGCCAGGGCCGTGATCCGAAATTGCCGGATCGTGGAGAACTCGTCGAACACGAACGGCGGAGGCATCTGCTCGTGGGACGCGTTCGTGCGGATCGAAGACTGCCTCGTTCGCGACAACACGGCCGCTCAAGAAGGAGGAGGGATCTGCGTCTGGATGGGACGGGGCGAGATCCGGCGCTCGATCCTCGCGTCGAACACGGGCGGGGGCGGAGGCGGGATCTGCTGCTACGGAGTCTCTGGGTCGATCGACCTGGACAGCTGTCTCGTGAGCGGAAACCTCGCCACCTACGGAGGAGGGGGGATCGCGGGGGGCGGCGACGAGGGGGTGCACCTGGAGTTCCGGCACACGACCGTCACGGGAAACCGGGCGTTCGTGGAAGGAGGAGGGATCCACGGCGGCGAGTACTACGACGTTCCCCATCGAGGCCGCCGGTCGATCGTTTGGGGGAACTGCGCCCCGTCTGCCGCCGAGATCTACGCCGAGCCGTGGCCGGGCTTCGTTCTGGAGTTCTCTGACGTCGACACTTCAGACTTCACGGGATGGAGCGGGGTCTGTCTCATCGAATCGATCTGCGAGGATCCGCTCTTTTGCGATCCCGCCGACTGTTCGAACGCTCCGACCGTCTCGGGCGATTACTCTCTCGACGCGGCCTCTCCCTGTCTGCCGGCGCAAACCGGCGGCTACCCAATCGGGGTCTACGAGCAGGGATGCGATTTCGCCACCGGGGTGGCCGAAGGGAACGATCGGCCGGGTGGGCTTTCCCGGCTTCGCGCGTTCCCGAACCCGTTCACGGGTGAGGTCAGCCTTCGCTACTCGCTGCCCGAAATCGCGCGCCGTCCGATCCTCGTCTACGACATCCGAGGGAGGGTCGTTCGAACCCTCGAGGCTTCGGGGCCGGCGGGCGTATCGACCTGGGACGGCGAGGACGAGAGCGGGCGCGCTGTTCCTCCCGGAGCGTATTTCGTGCGCATCGGTTCCGGTCCCGGGGAAGAGATCCGGAGGATCATGCGGATTCGCTGACTCGTGTCCTCGTATTACAGGTTTTCCGCGGCGGTTGGGGACGTTGCGAATTCTCGGAACTTGCTTCTCCGCCAGTTCTCTTCCCAATCCAGTTTCTCTGGTTTAGAGTCGAGAACCTATCTTCACTATTCGTCTTCCACCTCTGTGTTCTGGCGTAAGCAGATGGATCGTGAAGTTCCGTTCGTTCGGGACCTCCCCGCGGGCGCGCGGGCGCAACTGCTTGGCTGACTTCAACTTGGAGTCGCGCCGCTCCCCTTGCGCGAGGCGCGTTCGGCCCGTATGTTCTCCGTGACGCACATGGAGGCACACGATGGACCCGAACAGGCTGACCGAGAAATCTCACGAGGCTCTCCAGGCGGCCCAGGCGAGGGCGGTCGAGCGCGGCCACCAGGAGACGGACGGAGAGCACCTCTTGCTCGCCCTCCTCGACCAGGAGGGGGGGCTCTTCCCGCGCATCCTCGAGCGGATGGAGGTCGCCCCCGAGGCGGTGAAGGCCGAGGTCGAGCGGGAGCTCGCCCGGCGCCCCCGAGTCTCCGGGCCCGGCGCGGAAACGGGGAAGATCTATGTCACGCAGCGCCTACAGAAACTTCTCCTCAAGGCAGAAGAGGAAGCCGAGCGCCTGAAGGATGAATATCTCTCAGTTGAACATCTCGTTCTCGCTCTCGTCGCCGAGGGGAGCGCCTCGCCGGCGGGGACGATCCTCGCGCGGCACGGTGTGACGCGAGACTCCTTCCTCGCCGCCCTCACGAAGGTGCGCGGCAACCAGCGCGTCACGAGCCCGACCCCCGAGTCGTCCTACGAGGCGCTCGCCAAGTACGGCGTCGATCTCGTCGCGCTCGCCCGCGCGGGGAAGCTTGACCCGGTGATCGGGCGCGACGCCGAGATCCGCCGCGTCGTCCGCATCCTCTCCCGCAAGACGAAGAACAACCCGGTGCTGATCGGGGAGCCGGGCGTCGGGAAGACGGCGATCGTGGAGGGTCTCGCGCAGCGGATCGTCCGCGGCGACGTCCCCGAATGGCTCAAGGACCGGAGCATCTTCTCGCTCGACATGGGGGCGCTTCTCGCCGGCGCTAAGTACCGGGGCGAGTTCGAGGAGCGCCTGAAGGCGGTTCTCGCCGAGATCAAGAAGAGCGACGGCAGGATCCTCCTCTTCATCGACGAGATCCACAACA is a window from the Candidatus Eisenbacteria bacterium genome containing:
- a CDS encoding T9SS type A sorting domain-containing protein produces the protein MRRSPRFDLAAVFVLSLFLSPHAFCRTWDVLVDGTGDTPTIQAGIDSAAAGDTVLVHDGIFTGPGNRGLVFGGKAIVLRSVSGPEETVIDCEGSGRGIFIDGEGYEPTVEGLTIRGGSAYGGGGILVEARAVIRNCRIVENSSNTNGGGICSWDAFVRIEDCLVRDNTAAQEGGGICVWMGRGEIRRSILASNTGGGGGGICCYGVSGSIDLDSCLVSGNLATYGGGGIAGGGDEGVHLEFRHTTVTGNRAFVEGGGIHGGEYYDVPHRGRRSIVWGNCAPSAAEIYAEPWPGFVLEFSDVDTSDFTGWSGVCLIESICEDPLFCDPADCSNAPTVSGDYSLDAASPCLPAQTGGYPIGVYEQGCDFATGVAEGNDRPGGLSRLRAFPNPFTGEVSLRYSLPEIARRPILVYDIRGRVVRTLEASGPAGVSTWDGEDESGRAVPPGAYFVRIGSGPGEEIRRIMRIR